Proteins encoded together in one Pirellulales bacterium window:
- a CDS encoding beta-hydroxyacyl-ACP dehydratase produces the protein MRWFWLDRFTEFVAGSHATAVKCVSLSEDHLQEHFPDYPIMPNSLVAEGMAQCGGLLVSELYKFSELVVLAKFARCSIEGEARPGDVIRYKAVIEQAKDVGASVNVKGDIDGRPFSEAEIFFARFDPASTENTRGRVLFNPDDLRGWLRVVGVFELGVRTDGTRLRLEDYPHFFQKSVV, from the coding sequence ATGCGCTGGTTCTGGCTCGATCGCTTCACCGAATTTGTCGCCGGCTCGCACGCCACCGCGGTGAAGTGCGTGTCGTTGAGCGAAGACCATCTGCAGGAGCACTTTCCCGATTACCCGATCATGCCCAACTCGCTGGTGGCCGAGGGAATGGCCCAATGCGGCGGGTTGCTGGTGAGCGAACTCTACAAGTTCAGCGAGCTGGTCGTGCTCGCCAAGTTCGCGCGCTGCAGCATCGAAGGCGAAGCGCGACCGGGCGACGTCATTCGCTACAAAGCCGTCATCGAACAAGCCAAGGATGTTGGTGCCTCGGTCAATGTGAAAGGCGACATCGACGGCCGACCATTTTCCGAAGCCGAAATCTTCTTCGCCCGCTTCGACCCTGCGTCCACAGAAAACACTCGCGGCCGCGTGTTGTTTAACCCCGATGACCTGCGCGGCTGGCTCCGCGTCGTGGGTGTGTTTGAACTCGGCGTGCGCACCGATGGCACGCGTCTGCGGCTCGAGGACTATCCGCATTTTTTTCAGAAAAGCGTCGTCTAA